A DNA window from Lutra lutra chromosome 8, mLutLut1.2, whole genome shotgun sequence contains the following coding sequences:
- the RHNO1 gene encoding RAD9, HUS1, RAD1-interacting nuclear orphan protein 1 isoform X2 has protein sequence MPPRKKRCQRSQKGQLLFQEPPLEGPKHRYGSPQLTITHTRQVSPQFDMTAEGWFPVNQKHHRRNQARHSSRKSTTSKFPHLTFESPLSSSGSAVLGMPLTRECPGQSEKRISGRSLVPMLSPQSCGEVSAHVLQNLPYVFIPPDIQTPESSFVKEGPVSPDQRECSLLSSSFHTSTPKSPEAGPVLVKDTPEEKYGIKVTWRRRHHLFTYLRERGKLNKNQFLVKNSLDSSDSNSLEKFS, from the exons atgcCTCCCAGAAAAAAACGCTGCCAGCGTTCCCAGAAAGGCCAGCTGCTATTCCAAGAACCACCACTGGAGGGCCCCAAACATCGCTATGGCTCTCCCCAGCTTACCATCACACACACTAGACAG GTATCACCTCAGTTTGATATGACAGCAGAAGGCTGGTTCCCAGTGAACCAGAAGCATCATCGTCGAAACCAGGCAAGACATTCAAGTCGAAAATCCACCACCTCCAAGTTCCCACATCTAACATTTGAGAGTCCGCTGTCTTCCTCCGGTTCAGCTGTACTTGGGATGCCCTTGACCAGGGAATGTCCTGGTCAGTCAGAAAAGCGCATTTCTGGAAGGTCCTTAGTTCCAATGCTCAGTCCTCAAAGCTGTGGGGAAGTGTCAGCACACGTGCTTCAAAACTTACCTTATGTATTCATTCCACCTGATATCCAGACCCCAGAGTCATCGTTTGTGAAGGAGGGGCCCGTTTCCCCCGATCAGAGGGAATGTAGCCTTCTGAGCAGCTCCTTCCACACTAGTACTCCCAAGAGCCCAGAGGCTGGGCCTGTTCTAGTTAAAGACACCCCTGAAGAGAAGTATGGGATCAAGGTCACATGGAGGAGACGACACCACTTGTTTACTTacctcagggagagagggaagctgaaCAAAAACCAGTTCCTTGTGAAGAACTCACTGGATTCCTCAGACTCCAACAGTCTTGAGAAATTTTCATGA
- the RHNO1 gene encoding RAD9, HUS1, RAD1-interacting nuclear orphan protein 1 isoform X1 yields the protein MPPRKKRCQRSQKGQLLFQEPPLEGPKHRYGSPQLTITHTRQVPSKPIDHNTVTSWVSPQFDMTAEGWFPVNQKHHRRNQARHSSRKSTTSKFPHLTFESPLSSSGSAVLGMPLTRECPGQSEKRISGRSLVPMLSPQSCGEVSAHVLQNLPYVFIPPDIQTPESSFVKEGPVSPDQRECSLLSSSFHTSTPKSPEAGPVLVKDTPEEKYGIKVTWRRRHHLFTYLRERGKLNKNQFLVKNSLDSSDSNSLEKFS from the exons atgcCTCCCAGAAAAAAACGCTGCCAGCGTTCCCAGAAAGGCCAGCTGCTATTCCAAGAACCACCACTGGAGGGCCCCAAACATCGCTATGGCTCTCCCCAGCTTACCATCACACACACTAGACAGGTGCCCAGCAAGCCCATTGACCATAACACCGTCACTTCCTGG GTATCACCTCAGTTTGATATGACAGCAGAAGGCTGGTTCCCAGTGAACCAGAAGCATCATCGTCGAAACCAGGCAAGACATTCAAGTCGAAAATCCACCACCTCCAAGTTCCCACATCTAACATTTGAGAGTCCGCTGTCTTCCTCCGGTTCAGCTGTACTTGGGATGCCCTTGACCAGGGAATGTCCTGGTCAGTCAGAAAAGCGCATTTCTGGAAGGTCCTTAGTTCCAATGCTCAGTCCTCAAAGCTGTGGGGAAGTGTCAGCACACGTGCTTCAAAACTTACCTTATGTATTCATTCCACCTGATATCCAGACCCCAGAGTCATCGTTTGTGAAGGAGGGGCCCGTTTCCCCCGATCAGAGGGAATGTAGCCTTCTGAGCAGCTCCTTCCACACTAGTACTCCCAAGAGCCCAGAGGCTGGGCCTGTTCTAGTTAAAGACACCCCTGAAGAGAAGTATGGGATCAAGGTCACATGGAGGAGACGACACCACTTGTTTACTTacctcagggagagagggaagctgaaCAAAAACCAGTTCCTTGTGAAGAACTCACTGGATTCCTCAGACTCCAACAGTCTTGAGAAATTTTCATGA